CGAGGTCCGTCGAGCCGCGATCGGCGCCGGGAGACGTGGTCGCCGCGCGCTCGATGCGCGAAATCTCCAGCGGGGTCGCCCGGACCGCCGCCAAACGCGCAAGGAACGGCTCGAGCGCCAGCCGGAGTTCGATCACCTCGAGCACATTGGTGCGCCCGGCCAGCATCTCGCCGTTGCGCTTCGACTGCCCCTCGCCGCGCCCACGCGGCGTCTCCAGCTCGCCTTCCTCGCGTAGCACCTTGAGCGCATTGCGCAACTGATGGCGCTTCACGCCCAGTTCGTCGGCCAGTTGCCGCTCCGCCGGCAACGCGTCACCGTTGGCGAGACGGCTGCGCAGACTCTCAACCAGATCGACCATAGTTTTTTCTCCACCACAACCAACGTGTTTGGTTGCACGCCAAAAAAATCATCGAGGCCGCATGATAGCGGAATTCGCGACCATCGACTCGCGAAATGGTGCATTTGCTAATGCCTTCCTGTACCAACTGCTCAATGATGAGAGGGCATTCCCGTCCCCGATTCCATTGAAATCTGGTTCAACCAAAATATCAACCAATATACATCAACCAAACAAACCAAATACATTTTTGGTTGACGTTGGAAATTTGTATTGATCTAATCGTTTGCATCGGCAGTTGGTAAAACCCCACTCGGAGGTACCGCAGCATGATGCAAGCCACGCAGGGAGCCGCCGTTCGCGCCAGCGAACAAGACGAGACGCGGCGGATGTACGAGGAAATCGGCAACGCGCACCTGTTCCCGTTCTGGGCCAGAAGCTCGGATGTCGAGCACGACGAAATCAAGCAATTGATGCAGGGCCAGCGCGCCGTGCCGTACCTCTGGCGCTACAAGGAAGTGCTCGAGCCGCTGCTGCAGCAATCGGCCCGTCTCATCTCCACCGCGGACTCCGATCGCCGCTCGCTGATCCTGACCAACCCGGGACTCAAGCCCAGACGCGCGACGGTGACCACCCTGTACACCGCCTACCGCCTGAACGATCCCAACGAGGTCATGCCGCCGCATCGTCACACGGCGAGCGCGATCCGGCTCGGGCTGACCGGTGCGCAGAACTTCACCGGCGTGGAAGGCGAAGATGTCGTGTTCGGTCCGGGCGACATGGTGCTCACGCCTCGCGACACCTGGCACAACCACGGCAACGTGGGCGACGAGCCCGCCATCAATCTGTCGGTGCTCGACTACCCGCTCGTCGAAACGCTCAATGCGCTGTCGTTCGACCACGACTACACCGAAGGCGGCGCCGTCATGCGCAAGCAGTCCGCGCGCTTTCCGGCCGACTACTCCGCGATCACCTACGGCGCGGGTGGTCTCATGCCGCGCTTCGTCGATCATCGGCGCGGCGCCAACGGCTCGTCGCCGATGTTCATCTACCGCTACGAAGCCGTGCGCGAACTGCTGGAGAAGCATCGCGAATGGGCGGAGAACCCTTACGAGGGACTGCGCATCGAGTATGTCGATCCGCTGCGCGGTGGCCCCGTCTACAAGACGATGACGTTCTTCATGCAGATGCTGCGCCCCGGCGAGCGCACGCTGCCGATGAAGCAGACCGCGAGCCTGCTGGTCTCGCCGCTGGAGGGCGCGGTGCGCGCCGTCCTCGACGACGAGACCTTCGAGACCCGGCAGTTCGATACGCTCGCCGTACCCGGCGGCACGTGGGCCGAATACGAGAACACCAGCGCCACGCAGCCGGCCATCGTATTCATCGCGAGCGATGAGCCGGCGCTTCGCGCGTTCGGATTGCTGCAGCGCTGGGGCAAGACGGCCGGCGGTGACATCATGCTTCTCGACTAAGGGACGCACCCATGGCCAAGGCATGGAATACGCGGCTCGTGAGCCATATCGACTGCCCGGGCGGCGGACAGGTATGGATCGACCGCAACATCCTGTACGTGTCGCACATGCGTCCGCCGGCGGGCACGTCGATCTACGACGTTTCCGATCCCAAACACCCGCGTCTGCTCGCAACGCTCGAAGTGCCCATGGGCTGGCATTCGCACAAGGTGCGCGTGCAGGACGGCGTGATGCTCGTGAATTACGAGAAATTCCGGGAGGGGGCGCCGGAGTTCGGCGGCGGCCTCGGCATCTTCGATATCGCGCGCCCGTCCGAGCCGAGACTGATTTCGCGTTGGTATTCGGGAGGCGAGGCCGGCGGCGTGCACCGGTACGACTTCGACGGCCGCTACGCCTATATCTCGCCAACGGCCGAGGGTTTCGTCGGCAACATCGTCAAGATCCTCGATCTGGCCACGCCCGAGCGGCCCGAGGAAGTCGGTCGCTGGTGGATTCCCGGGCAGAACGTCGGCGCGGGCGAGGAATACCCGTGGGACGACTACGTCCGTCCGCGATGCCACCATCCGCTGCGCATGGGAGACCGCCTCTACGTTTCGTATTGGCACCACGGCTTCTTCATTCTCGATATCTCGGACATGTCGTCGCCGAAGCTGGTCTCCGGCGTCAACAGCAGCCCCGCGCATCCGCATCCGACGCATACGGCGCTGCCGATTCCCGGCCTCGTCAAAGGGCGTCGCGTCATGGTGGTCGCCGATGAGGATGTCGCCAAACTGCGCCCGTCGCCGCCGTCGTTCGCCTGGATATACGACATCACCGACGAACGCCAGCCGATGCCGATCTCGACGTTTCAGGTCGATGGCGTCGATCCCGACGGCGCGCCGCGCGAACCGATGTCCGGCTGTCATCAACCTTCGGAGCGCTTCGTCGGAACGACGTTGCCGTTCGCGTGGTTCGCGAAGGGGATGCGGCTGGTCGACATCGCCGATC
The Pandoraea pulmonicola DNA segment above includes these coding regions:
- a CDS encoding LVIVD repeat-containing protein — encoded protein: MAKAWNTRLVSHIDCPGGGQVWIDRNILYVSHMRPPAGTSIYDVSDPKHPRLLATLEVPMGWHSHKVRVQDGVMLVNYEKFREGAPEFGGGLGIFDIARPSEPRLISRWYSGGEAGGVHRYDFDGRYAYISPTAEGFVGNIVKILDLATPERPEEVGRWWIPGQNVGAGEEYPWDDYVRPRCHHPLRMGDRLYVSYWHHGFFILDISDMSSPKLVSGVNSSPAHPHPTHTALPIPGLVKGRRVMVVADEDVAKLRPSPPSFAWIYDITDERQPMPISTFQVDGVDPDGAPREPMSGCHQPSERFVGTTLPFAWFAKGMRLVDIADPFAPKEIAFYEPDAPAGCERASSNDVTIDDRGLVYLLDRQQGIDIIECFPG
- a CDS encoding FadR/GntR family transcriptional regulator; this translates as MVDLVESLRSRLANGDALPAERQLADELGVKRHQLRNALKVLREEGELETPRGRGEGQSKRNGEMLAGRTNVLEVIELRLALEPFLARLAAVRATPLEISRIERAATTSPGADRGSTDLAFHRAVAAASGNALAADIYQIIRRVGSDIRLHIQQPVPHCPDRIRQRDLEHQAIAQAIRDRAPDRAETAMREHLIRVREQIMARMVPGSQQN
- a CDS encoding cupin domain-containing protein; translated protein: MMQATQGAAVRASEQDETRRMYEEIGNAHLFPFWARSSDVEHDEIKQLMQGQRAVPYLWRYKEVLEPLLQQSARLISTADSDRRSLILTNPGLKPRRATVTTLYTAYRLNDPNEVMPPHRHTASAIRLGLTGAQNFTGVEGEDVVFGPGDMVLTPRDTWHNHGNVGDEPAINLSVLDYPLVETLNALSFDHDYTEGGAVMRKQSARFPADYSAITYGAGGLMPRFVDHRRGANGSSPMFIYRYEAVRELLEKHREWAENPYEGLRIEYVDPLRGGPVYKTMTFFMQMLRPGERTLPMKQTASLLVSPLEGAVRAVLDDETFETRQFDTLAVPGGTWAEYENTSATQPAIVFIASDEPALRAFGLLQRWGKTAGGDIMLLD